One window from the genome of Aeromonas sp. FDAARGOS 1405 encodes:
- a CDS encoding exonuclease SbcCD subunit D C-terminal domain-containing protein, producing the protein MKILHTADWHLGHQLHGHDRRFEHDAFLDWLSDTLKAREIDALLVAGDLFDTANPPASAWQQLYRFLARLRAEMPHLNMVLIGGNHDSPSKLDAPHELLRAFDLHLVGSISRDSEGKLETDRLLVPLQDKEGNIAAWCAAVPFLRSSDLRVEPLEEGQDRLIEGVRQIYAEVLAEGRARCGEGLPLIAMGHAYLAAGQLSELSERRVLGGNQHALPAELFAGADYTALGHLHLAQSPAEGVHYSGSPLPLSLAEANYNHQVLEVTFSEGKLAGLERIPVPRAVEMIRLPQSSLDDALQAIASLELPACPQEAQPFLEVRLLLPKPEARIRERILAAIADKPVRLARISTQYQGSGEGLADGRERRRLDELSPTEVFRLCYQRQFEGEPEAQLVASFEEILEQVKESNQ; encoded by the coding sequence ATGAAAATCCTCCATACCGCCGACTGGCATCTTGGCCATCAACTCCATGGTCATGACCGCCGTTTTGAACACGATGCCTTCCTCGACTGGCTGAGCGACACCCTCAAGGCGCGCGAGATCGACGCCCTATTGGTAGCGGGCGATCTGTTTGATACCGCCAATCCGCCCGCCAGCGCCTGGCAACAACTCTACCGTTTTCTGGCGCGGCTGCGCGCCGAGATGCCCCACCTCAACATGGTGCTGATCGGCGGCAACCACGACTCTCCCTCCAAGCTCGATGCCCCCCACGAGCTGCTGCGCGCCTTTGATCTGCATCTGGTGGGCAGCATCAGTCGCGACAGTGAGGGCAAGCTCGAGACCGACCGCCTGCTGGTACCGCTGCAAGACAAGGAGGGCAACATTGCCGCCTGGTGCGCCGCCGTGCCGTTCCTGCGCAGCAGCGACTTGCGGGTGGAGCCGTTGGAAGAAGGGCAGGACCGGCTGATCGAAGGGGTACGCCAAATCTACGCCGAGGTATTGGCCGAAGGGCGCGCCCGCTGCGGGGAGGGTCTGCCGCTCATCGCCATGGGCCATGCCTATCTGGCGGCGGGCCAGCTCTCGGAGCTGTCGGAGCGGCGGGTGCTCGGCGGCAACCAACACGCACTGCCTGCCGAACTCTTTGCCGGTGCCGACTACACGGCGCTCGGCCACCTCCATCTGGCCCAGAGCCCGGCCGAGGGGGTGCACTACAGCGGCTCGCCGCTGCCGCTTTCGCTGGCCGAAGCCAACTACAACCATCAGGTGCTGGAAGTGACCTTTTCAGAGGGGAAACTGGCCGGGCTGGAGCGGATCCCGGTACCCCGCGCGGTGGAGATGATCCGCCTGCCCCAGAGCAGCCTCGACGACGCACTCCAAGCCATCGCATCGCTCGAGCTGCCTGCTTGTCCACAAGAGGCACAACCCTTCCTCGAAGTGCGGCTGCTGCTGCCCAAGCCAGAAGCGCGCATCCGCGAGCGCATTCTCGCCGCAATCGCAGACAAACCGGTGCGTCTGGCCCGCATCAGCACCCAGTATCAGGGCTCGGGCGAAGGGCTGGCCGATGGTCGCGAGCGGCGCAGGCTCGATGAGCTCTCCCCCACCGAGGTGTTTCGCCTCTGCTATCAGCGCCAGTTCGAGGGGGAACCCGAAGCACAACTGGTCGCCTCGTTTGAAGAGATCCTGGAGCAGGTGAAGGAGTCAAACCAATGA
- a CDS encoding GNAT family N-acetyltransferase, translating into MLRPSRPEDMEEIVEIWLLASLQAHDFVDASCWWQAQEDLRTRYLDRAAIWVFEERGDLLGFMALVDNYLAALFVRPDRQGRGVGHALLQEAKRQGASLYARVFVENDQAVRFYRRHGFVIKGEESDPLTGHPQYKMCCEPA; encoded by the coding sequence ATGTTGCGGCCCAGTCGCCCGGAAGATATGGAAGAGATCGTCGAAATCTGGCTGCTGGCCTCCCTGCAGGCCCACGATTTCGTCGATGCCTCCTGCTGGTGGCAGGCCCAGGAGGATCTGCGTACCCGCTATCTCGATCGTGCCGCCATCTGGGTGTTTGAGGAGCGCGGCGATCTGCTCGGCTTTATGGCGCTGGTGGACAACTATCTCGCCGCCCTCTTTGTGCGTCCCGACCGTCAGGGTCGCGGTGTCGGCCACGCCCTGCTGCAGGAGGCCAAGCGTCAGGGGGCGTCGCTCTACGCCCGGGTCTTCGTCGAGAACGATCAGGCGGTACGTTTCTATCGTCGCCACGGTTTCGTCATCAAGGGTGAAGAGTCCGATCCTCTCACCGGTCACCCCCAGTACAAGATGTGCTGCGAACCCGCATGA
- the rdgC gene encoding recombination-associated protein RdgC, with amino-acid sequence MWFKNLQIYRFTRPFDLTVDQLETQLEACAFTPCGSQDISRFGWVKPLGKFGSTLTHSASGHILICARKEEKMLPGTVVKEMLAEKVEAIEFEQGRALKKKEKEALKEEILHTLLPRAFSRTSQTFAWINPADNLMVVDAGSAKKADDLLALLRKSIGSLPVVPVALKNPPEITMTEWLNEGNLPASFTLEDEAELRSAMEHGGIIRCKQQDLMTDEIKNHLANDKLVTKLALNWGETVSFVLGDDLSIKRLKFSEELREQNDDVTSEDPAARLDADFALVTAELSQFIPALFAALGGEEQSI; translated from the coding sequence ATGTGGTTTAAAAACCTGCAGATTTATCGCTTTACCCGCCCCTTTGACCTGACCGTGGATCAGCTGGAAACCCAGCTGGAAGCCTGTGCCTTCACCCCTTGCGGCAGTCAGGACATCTCCCGTTTCGGGTGGGTCAAGCCCCTTGGCAAATTCGGCTCAACCCTGACCCACTCTGCCTCCGGCCACATCCTCATCTGCGCCCGCAAAGAGGAGAAGATGCTCCCCGGCACCGTGGTCAAGGAGATGCTGGCCGAGAAGGTAGAGGCGATCGAGTTCGAACAGGGTCGCGCCCTCAAGAAGAAAGAGAAGGAAGCGCTGAAAGAGGAGATCCTCCACACCCTGCTGCCCCGTGCCTTCAGTCGTACCAGCCAGACCTTCGCCTGGATCAATCCGGCCGACAATTTGATGGTGGTGGATGCAGGTTCTGCCAAGAAGGCGGATGATCTGCTGGCACTGCTACGCAAATCCATCGGCTCCCTGCCGGTGGTGCCAGTGGCTCTCAAGAACCCGCCGGAGATCACCATGACCGAGTGGTTGAACGAGGGCAACCTGCCCGCTTCCTTCACTCTGGAAGATGAAGCCGAGCTGCGCAGTGCCATGGAGCACGGCGGCATCATCCGCTGCAAGCAGCAGGATCTGATGACGGATGAAATCAAGAACCATCTGGCAAACGACAAGCTGGTGACCAAGCTGGCCCTCAACTGGGGCGAGACCGTCAGCTTCGTGCTGGGGGATGATCTCTCCATCAAGCGTCTGAAATTCAGCGAAGAGCTGCGCGAGCAGAACGACGACGTGACCAGCGAAGATCCGGCCGCCCGTCTGGATGCCGACTTTGCACTGGTGACCGCCGAGCTCTCCCAGTTCATTCCGGCGCTGTTTGCCGCCCTGGGTGGCGAAGAGCAGTCCATCTAA
- the ggt gene encoding gamma-glutamyltransferase translates to MLRKPLGLAVALALLAGCASDNGFHYTPPAQTLIAPEAASGWTDKQGWQGHDFMVAAANPLAVDAGYQIIKAGGSAVDAAIAVQLVLTLVEPQSSGIGGGTLLLVWDGRKVSAVDGRETAPAAATDQLFMQDGKPLAFYDGVVGGRSVGVPGTLRALALAHQRYGKLPWAVLFEPAITLAEQGFVISPRLATLLAKDPYLARDPDARAYFYQADGSPKTAGTRLNNPALAKVLRTLATEGVDAFYQGPLADAMVAKVRQHPTNPGVLAATDLASYQAKVRDGLCFDYRQSKICGFPTPSSGTLALGQIFGMLESRDMAALKPITTKEGGLAASSEAIHLYSEAARLAFADRNQYVADSDFVRVPVQGLLDKGYLAERGKLVGQHSMGIAKPGTPPLALARGKDATPELPSTSHVSIVDKAGMAVSMTSSIEDGFGSRQMVNGYLLNNQLTDFSFTSVDAAGLPVANRVEPGKRPRSSMSPLLVFDKPSGELTMTLGSPGGSAIINYVGKTLLGTQDWGLNLQQAINLPNFGSRNGPTELEAGRTPMSVVEGLKERGHEVVLNEQTSGLQGVERNAGGWFGAADPRREGIAKGE, encoded by the coding sequence ATGTTGCGCAAACCTCTGGGGCTGGCTGTCGCCCTTGCCCTGCTGGCCGGTTGTGCCAGTGACAACGGCTTTCACTACACCCCGCCAGCCCAGACCCTGATCGCGCCGGAAGCCGCCAGTGGCTGGACCGACAAACAGGGCTGGCAGGGCCATGACTTCATGGTGGCGGCCGCCAACCCGCTGGCGGTGGATGCGGGCTACCAGATCATCAAGGCCGGTGGCAGTGCCGTCGATGCCGCCATTGCGGTGCAACTGGTGTTGACGCTGGTTGAGCCGCAATCCTCCGGGATCGGTGGCGGGACGCTGCTGCTGGTGTGGGATGGCCGCAAGGTGAGTGCGGTGGATGGCCGCGAGACGGCGCCGGCTGCCGCCACCGACCAGCTGTTTATGCAAGATGGCAAGCCGCTGGCGTTTTATGACGGGGTGGTCGGGGGCCGCTCGGTCGGTGTTCCCGGTACCCTGCGCGCCCTGGCGCTGGCCCATCAGCGTTATGGCAAGCTGCCCTGGGCTGTGCTGTTCGAGCCCGCCATCACGCTGGCAGAACAAGGATTTGTAATAAGTCCACGGCTGGCCACATTGCTGGCCAAGGATCCCTATCTGGCTCGTGACCCGGATGCCCGTGCCTATTTCTATCAGGCGGATGGCAGCCCCAAAACGGCAGGCACCCGGCTGAACAACCCGGCGCTGGCTAAGGTGTTGCGCACTCTGGCAACAGAGGGGGTGGATGCCTTCTATCAGGGGCCGCTGGCGGATGCTATGGTGGCCAAAGTTCGCCAGCATCCCACCAATCCCGGGGTACTGGCGGCCACCGATCTGGCCAGCTATCAGGCCAAAGTGCGGGATGGCCTCTGCTTTGACTATCGCCAGAGCAAGATCTGCGGTTTCCCCACTCCCTCATCCGGCACCCTGGCGCTCGGCCAGATTTTCGGCATGCTGGAGAGCCGCGATATGGCTGCCCTCAAGCCGATCACCACCAAGGAGGGGGGACTGGCTGCTTCCAGCGAGGCTATCCACCTCTACAGCGAAGCGGCGCGTCTGGCCTTCGCCGATCGCAACCAGTACGTCGCCGACAGCGATTTTGTCAGGGTGCCGGTGCAGGGGTTGCTGGACAAGGGCTATCTGGCCGAGCGCGGCAAGCTTGTCGGTCAGCACTCCATGGGGATTGCCAAGCCCGGTACGCCGCCACTGGCGCTGGCGCGCGGCAAGGATGCGACCCCGGAACTCCCCTCTACCAGCCATGTCTCGATCGTCGACAAGGCGGGAATGGCGGTCTCCATGACCAGCTCCATCGAGGATGGTTTCGGATCGCGTCAGATGGTCAACGGCTACCTGCTCAACAACCAGCTCACCGATTTCTCCTTCACCTCGGTGGATGCCGCCGGTCTGCCGGTGGCAAACCGGGTGGAGCCGGGCAAGCGGCCCCGCTCCTCCATGTCACCCCTGCTGGTGTTTGACAAGCCAAGCGGCGAGCTGACCATGACGCTGGGCTCGCCGGGGGGCTCCGCCATCATCAACTATGTGGGCAAGACCCTGCTCGGTACTCAGGATTGGGGCCTGAACCTGCAACAGGCCATCAACCTGCCCAACTTTGGCAGCCGCAACGGCCCCACCGAGCTGGAAGCGGGACGCACCCCCATGTCGGTGGTCGAGGGATTGAAGGAGAGGGGACACGAGGTGGTATTGAACGAGCAGACCTCCGGCCTGCAGGGGGTTGAGCGCAACGCTGGCGGCTGGTTTGGCGCTGCGGATCCGCGCCGGGAAGGGATCGCCAAGGGGGAGTGA
- a CDS encoding FKBP-type peptidyl-prolyl cis-trans isomerase → MKFILIALLIAGVAYYFYSSSNNKKLAADNVRIGAEFLASNKDKPLVTTTASGLQYEVLTPGTGTVHPTATSKVKVHYEGKLLDGTVFDSSVARGEPIEFGLNQVIAGWTEGVQLMVEGEKTRFYIPANLAYGDRAAGKIPPGSVLIFDVELLGIQ, encoded by the coding sequence ATGAAATTCATACTGATCGCACTGCTCATCGCCGGTGTGGCCTACTACTTCTACTCCAGCAGCAACAACAAGAAGCTGGCGGCCGACAACGTGCGGATTGGCGCCGAGTTCCTCGCCAGCAACAAGGACAAACCGCTGGTGACCACTACTGCCTCCGGCCTGCAGTACGAAGTGCTGACCCCGGGCACCGGCACCGTTCACCCCACCGCCACCAGCAAGGTGAAGGTGCACTACGAGGGCAAGCTGCTGGACGGCACCGTCTTTGACAGCTCGGTCGCCCGTGGCGAGCCCATCGAGTTTGGCCTCAATCAGGTGATCGCTGGCTGGACCGAAGGGGTGCAGCTGATGGTGGAAGGTGAGAAGACCCGTTTCTACATCCCCGCCAACCTCGCCTACGGCGACCGCGCCGCTGGCAAAATCCCGCCGGGATCCGTGCTGATTTTTGACGTAGAGCTGCTGGGTATCCAGTAA
- a CDS encoding sodium:phosphate symporter — translation MQHHHSLSQPPATRALFNWMSVIVLVYLILVAVGAISHGFKDFSGGAEGAAQIFAFANNPFVALLLGILATALVQSSSTVTSVIVGLVAGGLPISMAIPMVMGANLGTTITNTIVSMGHVRDRAEFRRAFAAATVHDFFNLLAVFIFLPLELMFGLLQHSAEWLANLLVGSANMSMKGMDFMKPLTAPAQQLIDSAVAFLPGKGAAIATIVIGILLILACVTYLGKVLQQVLVGRAKEVLHKALGRGPLTGITSGALVTIMVQSSSTTTSLMIPLAGGGVFSTRQLYPFTLGANIGTTITALLAATAISGAGAQLALTIALVHVLFNLFAVVIIYGIPFLRDLPVRAAEGLARVGSENKLLALGYVTGLFFALPALMMVAAK, via the coding sequence ATGCAACACCATCACTCCTTGTCACAGCCGCCCGCGACCCGCGCCCTGTTCAACTGGATGAGTGTCATCGTACTGGTCTACCTGATCCTGGTTGCCGTGGGCGCCATCTCCCACGGCTTCAAAGATTTCTCCGGCGGCGCCGAGGGCGCAGCCCAGATCTTCGCCTTTGCCAACAACCCCTTTGTCGCCCTGCTGCTGGGTATTCTCGCTACCGCGCTGGTGCAATCCTCCAGCACCGTCACCTCGGTGATCGTCGGTCTGGTGGCTGGCGGCCTGCCCATCAGCATGGCCATCCCCATGGTGATGGGTGCCAACCTCGGCACCACCATCACCAACACCATCGTCTCCATGGGCCATGTGCGGGATCGCGCCGAGTTCCGCCGCGCCTTCGCCGCCGCCACCGTGCACGACTTCTTCAACCTGCTGGCGGTGTTCATCTTCCTGCCGCTGGAGCTGATGTTCGGCCTGCTGCAACACAGCGCCGAGTGGCTGGCCAACCTGCTGGTAGGCTCCGCCAACATGTCGATGAAGGGCATGGACTTCATGAAGCCGCTGACCGCACCGGCCCAGCAGCTGATTGACAGCGCCGTCGCCTTCCTGCCGGGCAAGGGTGCCGCCATCGCCACTATCGTCATCGGTATCCTGCTGATCCTCGCCTGCGTCACTTATCTCGGCAAAGTGCTGCAACAGGTACTGGTTGGCCGTGCCAAAGAGGTGCTGCACAAGGCGCTGGGCCGTGGCCCGCTGACCGGCATCACATCAGGTGCGCTGGTGACCATCATGGTGCAGTCCTCCTCCACCACCACCAGCCTGATGATCCCGCTGGCCGGCGGCGGCGTGTTCAGCACCCGTCAGCTCTACCCCTTCACCCTGGGGGCCAATATCGGGACCACCATCACCGCCCTGCTGGCAGCCACCGCCATCAGCGGAGCCGGTGCCCAGCTGGCCCTGACCATCGCACTGGTCCACGTGCTGTTCAACCTCTTTGCCGTGGTCATCATCTATGGCATCCCCTTCCTGCGCGACCTGCCGGTGCGCGCCGCCGAGGGGCTGGCCCGGGTAGGCAGCGAGAACAAGCTGCTGGCTCTGGGTTATGTGACGGGTCTCTTCTTCGCCCTGCCCGCCCTGATGATGGTGGCCGCCAAGTAA
- a CDS encoding APC family permease yields MASQNAKLLKTLTLTQVIVMGLAYLTPMAVFDTFAIVGDITDGRVATAYLLALGGILLTAFSYGHLVRKFPSAGSAYTYAQKVFNPYVGFMVGWSSLLDYMFMPMINILLAKIYLTAMFPGVEPWVFIFGLVTVMTFLNLRGINLVANFNGLIVVIQLAIITLFIGLMAWGIYHGEGAGTLMSSRPFHFESAQLVPLFTGATILCFSFLGFDGLSSLSEETPNAGKVIPKAIVLTALIGGIIFVVVSYCLQLYFPSLARFQHPDAVLPEIALYVGGTFFQSVVLVCTTVAVLASGMAAHAGVSRILYVMGRDRMIPERVFGYIHPKYRTPAINVLMVGGLALSAVSFDLDTALALVNFGALVAFSFVNLSVIGQFWVREKRNKTLKDHVIYLLMPLLGAATIGALWINLEQSSLELGLIWAGLGATYLFLRLAVFRIPFRQYEEAADA; encoded by the coding sequence ATGGCATCGCAAAACGCCAAGCTGCTCAAGACCCTTACCCTGACACAAGTGATTGTGATGGGTCTGGCCTATCTGACCCCCATGGCTGTATTCGATACCTTCGCCATCGTCGGTGACATCACCGATGGCCGGGTCGCCACCGCCTATCTGCTGGCTCTGGGTGGCATCCTGCTCACCGCTTTCAGCTACGGACATCTGGTACGCAAGTTCCCCTCTGCGGGCTCTGCCTATACCTATGCCCAGAAGGTGTTCAACCCCTACGTCGGTTTCATGGTCGGCTGGTCATCCCTGCTCGACTACATGTTCATGCCGATGATCAACATTCTGCTGGCCAAGATCTACCTGACCGCCATGTTCCCGGGCGTTGAGCCCTGGGTGTTCATCTTCGGTCTGGTGACCGTGATGACCTTCCTGAACCTGCGTGGCATCAATCTGGTAGCCAACTTCAATGGTCTGATCGTGGTGATCCAGCTGGCCATCATCACCCTCTTTATCGGCCTGATGGCGTGGGGCATCTACCACGGCGAAGGGGCTGGCACCCTGATGAGCAGCCGTCCGTTCCACTTCGAGTCAGCACAGCTGGTACCGCTCTTTACCGGTGCGACCATCCTCTGCTTCTCGTTCCTGGGCTTTGACGGTCTGAGCTCCCTCTCCGAAGAGACGCCGAACGCCGGCAAGGTGATCCCCAAGGCTATCGTGCTAACTGCCCTGATCGGCGGCATCATCTTCGTGGTGGTCTCCTACTGCCTGCAGCTCTACTTCCCGAGCCTCGCCCGCTTCCAGCATCCGGATGCGGTACTGCCGGAGATCGCCCTCTACGTTGGCGGCACCTTCTTCCAGTCCGTGGTTCTGGTCTGCACCACGGTCGCGGTACTGGCCTCCGGCATGGCGGCTCACGCCGGTGTGTCGCGCATCCTCTACGTGATGGGGCGTGACCGCATGATCCCGGAGCGGGTGTTTGGCTACATCCACCCGAAATACCGCACTCCGGCCATCAACGTGCTGATGGTGGGCGGTCTGGCCCTCTCCGCCGTGTCGTTTGATCTGGATACCGCGCTGGCGCTGGTCAACTTCGGCGCACTGGTGGCGTTCAGCTTCGTCAACCTGTCGGTGATCGGTCAGTTCTGGGTGCGCGAGAAGCGCAACAAGACCCTCAAGGATCACGTCATCTACCTGTTGATGCCGTTGCTCGGTGCCGCCACCATCGGTGCGCTGTGGATCAACCTGGAGCAGAGCTCGCTGGAGCTGGGCCTGATCTGGGCGGGCCTCGGCGCAACCTATCTGTTCCTGCGTCTGGCGGTGTTCCGTATCCCGTTCCGTCAGTACGAGGAAGCGGCTGACGCCTGA
- a CDS encoding APC family permease translates to MNAQPVGLKKTLKLWQVVVMGLAYLTPMAVFDTFGIVTEITEGHVPTAYLFALIGMLFTALSYGHLVRKFPSAGSAYTYAQKVFHPYVGFMVGWTSLLDYMFMPMINMLLAKIYLQALFPEVEPWTYIFGLAAVMTALNLRGIKLVANFNSLIVIMQFSIIAVFIGLIAWGVHNGEGLGTVASSRPFFSEQINISPLLMGASILCLSFLGFDAISTLSEETPDADRVIPRAIVLTALIGGVLFVSTSYFLQLYFPDISRFKQPDAVLPEIALYVGGKLFQAVVLVCTTVAVLASGLASHAGVSRLLYVMGRDRALPSRFFSYVHPKWQTPACNVLLVGLLALSAVSFDLEMALALINFGALVAFTFVNLAVIAHFYVKLGRNKCLKDHLMYLLLPLCGAACIGVLWLNLEPSSFELGLIWAALGAIYLFLRLTVFRIPLHTADKVEIAQ, encoded by the coding sequence ATGAACGCCCAACCGGTTGGTCTGAAAAAGACCCTGAAACTGTGGCAGGTCGTGGTCATGGGTCTTGCCTACCTCACTCCCATGGCGGTATTCGATACCTTCGGCATCGTCACCGAAATTACCGAAGGCCATGTGCCGACCGCCTACCTCTTTGCCCTCATCGGCATGTTGTTCACAGCCCTGAGCTACGGCCATCTGGTACGCAAGTTCCCGTCGGCAGGCTCCGCCTATACCTATGCCCAGAAGGTGTTTCACCCCTATGTCGGCTTTATGGTGGGCTGGACCTCCCTGCTCGACTATATGTTCATGCCGATGATCAACATGCTGCTGGCCAAGATCTATCTGCAGGCTCTCTTCCCCGAGGTGGAGCCCTGGACCTATATTTTTGGTCTGGCGGCGGTGATGACCGCCCTTAACCTGCGCGGTATCAAGCTGGTGGCCAACTTCAACAGCCTGATCGTCATCATGCAGTTCAGTATTATCGCCGTCTTCATCGGCCTGATCGCCTGGGGCGTCCACAACGGTGAAGGGTTGGGGACCGTGGCCAGCAGCCGTCCCTTCTTCTCCGAGCAGATCAACATCTCGCCGTTGTTGATGGGTGCCTCCATCCTCTGTCTGTCGTTCCTCGGCTTTGATGCCATCAGCACCCTGTCGGAAGAGACACCGGACGCGGATCGGGTGATCCCCCGCGCCATCGTGCTGACGGCGCTGATCGGCGGTGTGCTGTTTGTCAGCACGTCCTACTTCCTGCAGCTCTACTTCCCGGACATCTCCCGCTTCAAGCAACCGGATGCAGTCCTGCCGGAGATCGCTCTCTATGTCGGTGGCAAACTGTTCCAGGCGGTGGTACTGGTCTGCACTACGGTGGCGGTGCTGGCCTCGGGACTCGCCTCTCACGCCGGGGTGTCGCGCCTGCTTTATGTAATGGGTCGTGATCGCGCTCTGCCGAGTCGCTTCTTCTCCTATGTGCATCCGAAGTGGCAGACCCCGGCATGCAATGTGCTGCTGGTCGGTCTGCTGGCCCTCTCGGCGGTATCGTTCGATCTCGAGATGGCACTGGCACTGATCAACTTTGGCGCCCTGGTGGCCTTCACCTTCGTCAATCTGGCGGTGATTGCCCACTTCTATGTGAAGCTGGGCCGCAACAAGTGTCTCAAGGACCACCTGATGTACCTGCTGCTGCCGCTCTGTGGCGCCGCCTGCATCGGGGTGCTGTGGCTCAACCTCGAGCCCTCCTCCTTCGAGCTGGGGCTGATCTGGGCGGCGCTGGGGGCCATCTACCTGTTCCTGCGCCTCACCGTGTTCCGCATCCCGCTGCATACCGCCGACAAGGTGGAGATCGCCCAGTAA
- the gabT gene encoding 4-aminobutyrate--2-oxoglutarate transaminase: MSQSQSNKAWQARREAAVVNGVGTLLPVFIDRAQNAELWDVEGNRYIDFASGIAVLNTGHNHPKVVAAVREQLEKFSHTCFQVTPYPGYIELAEKLNALVPGPTPKRTLFLSTGAEAVENAIKIARAHTGRSGTIAFKGGFHGRTMMGMALTGKVVPYKTGFGPFPGEVYHIPFPADYLGVSEEDALHALELCFSADIEPSRVAAIIIEPVQGEGGFYPASPSFMQKLRSVCDQHGILLICDEIQSGFCRTGKTFATEYAGIEPDIMTLAKSLAGGFPLSAVVGKAEIMNSAKPGGLGGTYAGSPIACAAALAVLQVIDEEKLNQKALDQGEQIKTELQRIAERFDCIGQIRGPGAMVAMELVKRRDASQPDPDLTKRLVAEAGKRGLVLLSCGVRANVIRFLAPLTAPAAVIDEGMQILEKSLEAALA; the protein is encoded by the coding sequence ATGAGTCAGTCACAATCAAACAAGGCGTGGCAAGCGCGCCGTGAAGCGGCCGTGGTCAACGGCGTCGGCACCCTGCTGCCGGTCTTTATCGACCGTGCGCAAAATGCCGAGCTGTGGGATGTGGAGGGCAACCGCTACATCGACTTTGCCTCCGGCATCGCCGTGCTCAACACCGGCCACAACCACCCGAAGGTGGTGGCGGCGGTGCGTGAGCAGCTGGAAAAGTTCAGCCACACCTGCTTTCAGGTCACCCCCTACCCGGGCTATATCGAACTTGCCGAGAAACTCAATGCCCTGGTGCCCGGCCCGACCCCGAAGCGCACCCTGTTTCTCTCCACCGGCGCCGAGGCGGTCGAGAACGCCATCAAGATCGCCCGTGCTCACACCGGTCGCAGCGGCACCATCGCCTTCAAGGGGGGCTTTCACGGCCGCACCATGATGGGGATGGCACTCACCGGCAAGGTGGTCCCCTACAAGACCGGCTTTGGCCCCTTTCCGGGTGAGGTCTACCACATCCCCTTCCCCGCCGACTATCTGGGGGTAAGTGAAGAGGATGCCCTGCACGCCCTCGAGCTCTGCTTCAGCGCCGACATCGAACCCTCCCGCGTAGCTGCCATCATTATCGAGCCGGTACAGGGCGAAGGGGGCTTCTATCCTGCCTCCCCGAGCTTTATGCAGAAGCTGCGCAGCGTCTGCGACCAGCACGGCATTCTGCTCATCTGCGACGAGATCCAGAGCGGTTTTTGCCGTACCGGCAAGACCTTCGCCACCGAGTATGCTGGCATCGAGCCGGACATCATGACCCTGGCCAAGAGTCTGGCGGGGGGCTTCCCTCTCTCGGCGGTGGTGGGCAAGGCGGAGATCATGAACTCGGCCAAGCCGGGCGGACTTGGCGGCACCTATGCCGGTTCCCCCATCGCCTGCGCTGCAGCACTGGCGGTCTTGCAGGTGATCGACGAGGAAAAACTCAACCAGAAGGCGCTGGATCAAGGGGAGCAGATCAAGACGGAGCTGCAACGCATAGCCGAGCGTTTTGACTGCATAGGTCAAATTCGCGGACCCGGTGCCATGGTGGCCATGGAGCTGGTGAAACGGCGTGATGCCAGCCAGCCCGATCCCGACCTCACCAAACGTCTGGTGGCCGAGGCGGGCAAACGGGGTCTGGTCCTGCTCTCATGCGGGGTTCGCGCAAATGTCATCCGTTTTCTCGCCCCCCTGACCGCCCCTGCGGCAGTGATTGACGAAGGGATGCAAATCCTTGAAAAATCACTGGAGGCCGCGCTGGCCTGA